A section of the Larus michahellis chromosome 1, bLarMic1.1, whole genome shotgun sequence genome encodes:
- the CEP97 gene encoding centrosomal protein of 97 kDa produces the protein MAATAVAARTEAASPAGGGLVVNWSGQGLQKLGPTLPCDADTHTLILDKNQIIKLEHLEKCRNLMQLSVANNRLVRMMGVAKLTKLRVLNLPHNSIGYVEGLKDLVHLEWLNLAGNNLKAIEQINSCLSLQHLDLSDNNIAQLGDLSKLTSLKTLLLHGNIITSLRTAPVCLPQNLTVFSLAENEIRDLNEVSFLASLRQLEQLSIMNNPCVMATPSIPGFDYRPYIVSWCLNLKVLDGYVISQKESLKAEWLYSQGKGRSYRPGQHVQLVQYLATVCPLISTYGLQTEEDAKLEKILSKQRLHQRQLMHQNQNEGEPTSSTPNKTLPVTYEHTSPAQPPQIVLESEPIIQKNSWVGPSANDDHSYAVKNTFLLERSLRKELYLEDIQTDEDKLNSSLLSSESTFMPVASGLSPVSPTSDLKLHGINLGLEDDDNDTVIECVRDVNSGETANKEEASCITIEHSNRTMGSVGTQENIKEGMLLPPSDPVKASLTANASNCSASCDDQVLHNHPSTSVGAGSGVTTLRPDQMAGESTDSLAVVDQGAAELQRMTKAATKLQACWRGFYTRNHHPRAKEVRYEIRLNRMQEHIICLTDEIEKLRKEREEDKIQRLVQEEAVRFLWNQVKSLQQWQLSVTQNLSATLQPGIPSASTFCPSEPSIRSSTLEQETPPDVSSAWLVPASDVLQEKSLLQFPDSGFHSSMADQTHASDLCSSEKSLTEGTESSLSVETVKQCGNSVSAYSSDVEDSFGECGQSKDSSGNEQDNRLIQEYLKSVQQLEEADEGTNCNDETEGSWPQIAVSAEGQDSSSDTVCVDLPQDTSSPARGEISQTSESCKLNSGIVEGKQTDCDSSFQMLHVGIAV, from the exons ATGGCGGCGACGGCGGTTGCGGCCAGGACTGAGGCTGCCTCGCCGGCTGGAGGGG gTTTGGTAGTCAACTGGTCAGGTCAAGGATTGCAAAAACTGGGTCCAACCTTACCCTGTGATGCTGATACTCACACTCTGATTCTGGACAAAAACCAGATAATTAAATTGGAACACTTGGAGAAATGCAGGAATCTGATGCAG CTCTCTGTAGCCAACAATCGTTTGGTGCGAATGATGGGTGTAGCGAAACTGACTAAGCTCCGGGTACTAAACTTGCCTCATAATAGTATTGGGTATGTGGAAGGGCTGAAGGATTTGGTGCACCTGGAATGGCTGAATTTGGCAGGAAATAACCTTAAG GCCATTGAACAAATCAATTCCTGTCTGTCTCTTCAGCATCTTGATTTGTCAGACAATAACATAGCTCAATTAGGTGATCTTTCCAAGCTTACATCGTTGAAG actCTGTTGCTACATGGAAATATTATAACTTCGCTTCGCACTGCCCCTGTTTGCCTACCTCAGAATCTGACTGTTTTTTCTTTGGCAGAAAATGAAATCAGAGACTTAAATGAG GTTTCTTTCCTGGCCTCTCTTCGTCAATTGGAACAGTTGTCAATTATGAACAATCCTTGTGTGATGGCCACACCTTCTATCCCTGGCTTTGACTACAGGCCATATATTGTCAGCTGGTGTCTGAACCTTAAAGTTCTTGATGGATATGTGATTTCTCAGAAGGAAAG TTTGAAAGCAGAATGGCTCTACAGTCAAGGTAAAGGAAGATCATATCGACCTGGGCAGCACGTTCAGCTAGTCCAGTACTTGGCTACTGTTTGTCCTCTTATATCTACATACGGTCTCCAGACTGAAGAGGAtgccaaactggaaaaaatactgagTAAGCAAAG GCTTCACCAGAGGCAGTTGATGCATCAGAACCAAAATGAAGGAGAACCTACATCGTCTACTCCCAACAAAACACTGCCAGTTACTTATGAACACACCAGTCCAGCCCAGCCACCACAGATAGTTCTTGAAAGTG AGCCTATCATCCAGAAGAATTCTTGGGTTGGACCAAGTGCAAACGATGATCATTCCTATGCAGTAAAGAAcacttttcttcttgaaagaaGTCTTCGTAAGGAGCTTTACCTTGAAGATATACAGACAGATGAAGACAAATTAAACAGCAGCCTTTTATCCTCAGAGTCTACTTTCATGCCAGTTGCTTCAGGATTGTCTCCAGTGTCTCCTACTTCAGACCTGAAGCTACATGGAATCAATTTGGGCCTAGAAGATGACGATAATGATACAGTGATTGAATGTGTGAGAGATGTTAATAGTGGAGAAACAGCTAATAAGGAAGAAGCTTCATGTATTACAATAGAGCACTCCAACAGAACAATGGGAAGTGTGGGAACTCAAGAAAATATCAAAGAGGGTATGTTGTTGCCACCTTCTGATCCGGTAAAAGCCAGCCTGACTGCTAATGCTAGCAACTGTTCAGCATCCTGTGATGACCAAGTTCTGCACAATCACCCCAGCACCTCAGTAGGTGCTGGATCGGGTGTTACAACACTCCGTCCTGACCAGATGGCAGGAGAAAGTACTGATTCATTAGCTGTTGTTGATCAAGGTGCAGCTGAACTACAAAGAATGACTAAAGCAGCTACCAAGCTTCAAGCCTGTTGGAGAGGATTTTACACGAGGAACCACCATCCCCGAGCCAAGGAAGTGCGGTATGAAATTCGACTAAACAGAATGCAGGAGCACATCATTTGCTTAACTGATGAAATAGAAAA actaagaaaagaaagagaggaagataaGATTCAGAGGCTTGTACAGGAGGAAGCAGTCAGATTTCTTTGGAACCAG GTTAAATCCCTTCAACAATGGCAGCTTTCAGTGACACAAAATTTAAGTGCCACTTTGCAACCTGGAATCCCTTCAGCCAGTACTTTCTGTCCATCCGAACCATCTATTCGATCATCCACACTTGAGCAAGAAACGCCACCAGATGTTAGTTCTGCTTGGTTAGTTCCAGCTAGTGATGTTCTTCAGGAAAAGTCTTTGTTGCAGTTCCCAGATTCTGGTTTTCATTCTTCCATGGCTGATCAGACTCATGCCAGTGACTTGTGTAGCTCTGAAAAAAGTTTAACAGAAGGAACTGAGAGCTCTCTTTCAGTGGAAACTGTCAAACAATGCGGCAACTCTGTTTCAGCGTATTCCTCAGATGTAGAGGATAGCTTTGGGGAATGTGGTCAAAGTAAAGATAGCTCTGGTAACGAGCAGGACAACAGACTAATACAAGAGTATTTGAAATCCgttcagcagctggaagaggcTGATGAGGGGACAAATTGCAATGATGAAACAGAGGGTAGCTGGCCACAAATCGCTGTTTCAGCAGAAGGCCAAGATTCTTCATCTGACACTGTCTGTGTAGATCTCCCTCAAGATACCTCTTCCCCTGCCCGAGGTGAAATCAGTCAGACATCAGAAAGCTGCAAACTGAATTCGGGAATAGTAGAAGGGAAGCAAACAGACTGTGATTCTTCATTTCAGATGCTGCATGTTGGGATAGCTGTATAG